A single genomic interval of Nonomuraea rubra harbors:
- a CDS encoding ABC transporter ATP-binding protein — MSDAVRTHALFKRYGQQIAVAGVDLVVPAGSFAGLVGPNGAGKTTTLSMITGLLRPDGGSAEVDGFHVWRDPVEVKARIGVLPEGLRLFERLSGRELLLYNGRLRGIPKADVEQRAGELLAVMDLADAADKLVVDYSTGMRKKIGLAAALLHNPSVLFLDEPFEGVDPVSANTLTEVLRRFTASGSTVIFSSHVMDLVERLCDWVSVMSAGHIVAQGPLADVRGDRPSLNQAFLELVGRSSQSGEESGLTWLGARPPEARS; from the coding sequence ATGTCGGACGCGGTGCGCACGCACGCTCTCTTCAAGCGATACGGGCAGCAGATCGCCGTCGCGGGGGTGGACCTCGTGGTCCCCGCCGGGAGCTTCGCGGGCCTGGTCGGGCCCAACGGGGCTGGCAAGACGACCACTCTCAGCATGATCACCGGGCTGCTCCGCCCCGACGGAGGCTCCGCCGAGGTCGACGGGTTCCACGTCTGGCGCGACCCCGTCGAGGTGAAGGCGCGCATCGGGGTGCTGCCCGAGGGGCTGCGGCTGTTCGAGCGGCTGTCGGGGCGCGAGCTGCTCCTCTACAACGGCAGGCTGCGCGGCATCCCCAAGGCCGACGTCGAGCAGCGCGCGGGCGAGCTGCTGGCCGTGATGGACCTGGCCGACGCCGCCGACAAGCTCGTCGTCGACTACTCCACCGGCATGCGCAAGAAGATCGGCCTGGCCGCGGCGCTGCTGCACAACCCTTCGGTGCTCTTCCTCGACGAGCCGTTCGAAGGCGTCGACCCGGTCAGCGCCAACACGCTGACCGAGGTGCTGCGCCGCTTCACCGCCTCCGGCTCCACGGTCATCTTCTCCAGCCACGTGATGGACCTGGTCGAGCGGCTGTGCGACTGGGTGTCGGTGATGAGCGCGGGGCACATCGTGGCGCAGGGCCCGTTAGCGGACGTACGCGGCGACCGCCCCTCGCTCAACCAGGCGTTCCTGGAGCTCGTCGGCCGTTCCTCGCAGAGCGGCGAGGAGTCGGGCCTGACCTGGCTCGGCGCCAGGCCGCCCGAGGCCCGCTCATGA
- a CDS encoding acyl-CoA carboxylase subunit beta: MSTAEEMPGQPDIHTTAGKIADLERRLDEAVHAGSSAAVEKQHAKGKMTARERVLALLDEGSFVEFDEFARHRSTMFGMDERRPYGDGVITGHGTVDGRQVCVFSQDVTVFGGSLGEVYGEKIVKVLDLAIKTGCPIIGINEGGGARIQEGVVALGLYAEIFKRNVHASGVIPQISLIMGAAAGGHVYSPALTDFVVMVDQTSQMFITGPDVIKTVTGEEVTFEELGGARTHNTKSGVAHYQAADEDDALEYVKALLSYLPSNNLDEAPVYEPAADLDPDPELDEVIPDSPNQPYDMHQVIEHVLDGGEFLEVHALFAPNVVVGYGRLDGQPVGVVANQPMHFAGCLDINASEKAARFIRTCDAFNIPILTFVDVPGFLPGTDQEWNGIIRRGAKLLYAYAEATVPLITVITRKAYGGAYDVMGSKHLGADVNLAWPTAQIAVMGAQGAVNILHRRRLAGAADPEAERAALVTEYEDTLANPYIAAERGYVDAVIRPSETRPQAIRALRALRNKRMTLPPKKHGNIPL; encoded by the coding sequence ATGAGCACTGCGGAGGAGATGCCGGGGCAACCGGATATTCACACCACCGCTGGGAAGATCGCCGACCTGGAGCGGCGACTCGACGAGGCCGTGCACGCGGGGTCGTCGGCGGCGGTCGAGAAGCAGCACGCCAAGGGCAAGATGACGGCCAGGGAGCGGGTGCTGGCGCTGCTGGACGAGGGCTCGTTCGTGGAGTTCGACGAGTTCGCCAGGCACCGGTCCACGATGTTCGGGATGGACGAGCGCAGGCCGTACGGCGACGGCGTCATCACCGGGCACGGCACGGTCGACGGCCGGCAGGTGTGCGTGTTCTCCCAGGACGTGACGGTGTTCGGCGGCTCGCTCGGCGAGGTGTACGGCGAGAAGATCGTCAAGGTGCTCGACCTGGCGATCAAGACCGGCTGCCCGATCATCGGCATCAACGAGGGCGGCGGCGCGCGCATCCAGGAGGGCGTGGTCGCGCTCGGCCTGTACGCCGAGATCTTCAAGCGCAACGTGCACGCCTCCGGCGTGATCCCGCAGATCTCGCTCATCATGGGCGCCGCGGCCGGCGGTCACGTCTACTCCCCCGCGCTGACCGACTTCGTGGTGATGGTGGACCAGACGTCCCAGATGTTCATCACGGGGCCCGACGTCATCAAGACGGTGACCGGCGAGGAGGTCACGTTCGAGGAGCTCGGCGGGGCCCGCACGCACAACACGAAGTCGGGCGTGGCCCACTACCAGGCCGCCGACGAGGACGACGCGCTCGAGTACGTCAAGGCGCTGCTGTCGTACCTGCCGTCGAACAACCTGGACGAGGCCCCGGTGTACGAGCCGGCGGCGGACCTCGATCCCGACCCGGAGCTGGACGAGGTGATCCCCGACTCGCCGAACCAGCCGTACGACATGCACCAGGTGATCGAGCACGTGCTGGACGGCGGGGAGTTCCTGGAGGTCCACGCGCTGTTCGCGCCGAACGTGGTGGTCGGGTACGGCCGCCTGGACGGCCAGCCGGTGGGCGTGGTGGCCAACCAGCCCATGCATTTCGCCGGATGTCTGGATATCAACGCATCCGAGAAGGCTGCCAGATTTATTCGAACATGTGATGCCTTCAATATTCCAATCCTGACTTTTGTTGATGTACCGGGTTTCCTTCCTGGCACCGATCAGGAATGGAACGGAATCATCCGCCGCGGCGCCAAGCTCCTGTACGCCTACGCCGAGGCCACCGTCCCGCTGATCACGGTCATCACCCGGAAGGCGTACGGCGGCGCGTACGACGTCATGGGCTCCAAGCACCTGGGCGCGGACGTGAACCTGGCCTGGCCCACCGCGCAGATCGCGGTCATGGGAGCGCAGGGCGCGGTCAACATCCTCCACCGGCGCAGGCTGGCCGGCGCCGCCGACCCCGAGGCCGAGCGGGCCGCTCTGGTCACCGAGTACGAGGACACGTTGGCCAACCCGTACATCGCGGCGGAGCGCGGCTACGTGGACGCGGTGATCCGGCCGTCCGAAACCCGGCCCCAGGCCATCCGGGCACTGCGGGCCCTGCGGAACAAGCGGATGACGCTGCCGCCCAAGAAGCATGGGAACATCCCGCTATGA
- a CDS encoding acyl-CoA carboxylase subunit epsilon translates to MTPDLRIVRGDATPEEIAALAAVLASRHAEPEAPRTPGRQTWRNPARAMRKPVAPGKSAWRMSALP, encoded by the coding sequence ATGACGCCGGACCTGCGCATTGTCCGGGGCGACGCCACGCCGGAGGAGATCGCGGCGCTCGCGGCCGTCCTGGCGTCGCGCCACGCCGAACCGGAGGCGCCTCGCACTCCGGGAAGACAAACATGGCGAAACCCGGCTAGAGCTATGCGTAAGCCTGTCGCACCAGGGAAGTCGGCATGGCGGATGAGCGCACTACCCTAG
- a CDS encoding NYN domain-containing protein produces the protein MAIPDLMPHPVAAKYAVLVDVGYLYAAAGEVLLGAKERKEYRVAADELIQSLQKHAEERISGELLRIYWYDAARDRVPTVDQRVIAQLPWVKVRLGNLNARGQQKGVDAQIRSDLEALARHHAVTDTILLAGDEDMVPAVEAAQAYGVRIHLWGVEPPYGTNQAERLVWESDTVEVISADFLRPFFSRAPQPVPVTPPAAAPSPAQVFAGRAPVKPHAKPGQVAKLGPSRPRVEDVGEHVAQKWILTRGRDNIRDLLPGPILPTVIDTELLIEAEKELGHSLRPYPEARVWLRDGFWARVYREFDLGVGVSSK, from the coding sequence ATGGCCATCCCAGACCTCATGCCGCATCCTGTGGCAGCCAAGTACGCCGTCCTAGTGGATGTCGGTTATCTGTACGCTGCGGCAGGTGAAGTGCTGCTCGGCGCGAAGGAGCGCAAGGAATATCGGGTGGCCGCCGATGAGCTCATCCAGAGTCTACAGAAACATGCAGAGGAACGTATTTCGGGCGAACTTCTGCGGATCTATTGGTATGACGCAGCCCGTGATCGCGTGCCTACCGTCGACCAGCGTGTCATCGCTCAGCTTCCCTGGGTCAAGGTTCGCCTCGGCAACCTGAACGCCCGCGGCCAGCAGAAGGGTGTGGACGCGCAGATCCGGAGCGATCTGGAGGCACTGGCCAGGCATCATGCGGTCACTGACACGATCCTGCTGGCGGGTGATGAGGACATGGTCCCGGCGGTGGAGGCGGCGCAGGCGTACGGCGTGCGCATCCACCTGTGGGGCGTCGAACCGCCCTATGGCACCAACCAGGCCGAACGCCTGGTGTGGGAGTCCGACACCGTCGAAGTGATCAGCGCCGATTTCCTAAGACCGTTTTTCAGCCGTGCTCCTCAGCCCGTTCCCGTCACTCCACCCGCCGCCGCTCCCTCGCCCGCGCAGGTCTTCGCCGGGCGCGCCCCCGTCAAACCGCACGCCAAGCCCGGCCAGGTCGCCAAGCTGGGGCCGAGCAGACCGCGCGTGGAGGACGTGGGCGAGCACGTCGCCCAGAAGTGGATACTGACCCGCGGGCGCGACAACATCCGCGACCTGCTTCCCGGTCCCATCCTGCCCACGGTCATCGACACCGAGCTGCTGATCGAGGCGGAGAAGGAGCTCGGGCACTCGTTGCGGCCGTACCCGGAGGCCCGGGTGTGGTTGCGTGACGGGTTCTGGGCGCGGGTCTACCGGGAGTTCGACCTGGGGGTGGGCGTCTCGTCCAAGTAG
- a CDS encoding ArsR/SmtB family transcription factor: MTLDLVFTAHDIANTRFAISPLGEVVASVRVVKDPSAHPLLRPWAEQVRRRLADVEWRLLSDLVPVPTITIAGFTCTPPSTSMPDLALELATMRGAAARVRPDLDEVPGPRTKRVQALYDDPEKGLERLAAEAAGYWEAALAPYWPRVRALLEGEILYRARLLAEGGAQRMLADLDEAVTWHDGTLSIRHRHVSGVRALRGRGLLLVPSVFVWPRVFSVTVPPYQPTVRYAPRGVATLWERREPEPPQALAAVLGRTRARLLAELDQPASTRELARRAGLSEPGANQHLTALRRAGLCTSHRTGRYVLYARTEIAEALVERASGDYLDETPTPRSNSR, encoded by the coding sequence ATGACCCTCGACCTCGTCTTCACCGCCCACGACATCGCGAACACCCGCTTCGCGATCTCCCCGCTCGGCGAGGTCGTGGCCAGCGTTCGCGTGGTGAAGGACCCGTCCGCGCACCCGCTCCTGCGGCCCTGGGCCGAGCAGGTGCGCCGCCGGCTGGCGGACGTGGAGTGGCGGCTGCTGTCCGACCTCGTGCCGGTGCCGACGATCACGATCGCGGGCTTCACCTGCACCCCGCCGTCCACGTCCATGCCGGACCTGGCGCTCGAACTCGCCACCATGCGCGGCGCGGCCGCCCGGGTCCGCCCGGATCTGGACGAGGTGCCAGGTCCGCGCACGAAACGGGTCCAGGCGCTCTACGACGACCCGGAGAAGGGGCTGGAACGCCTGGCCGCCGAGGCCGCGGGCTACTGGGAGGCCGCGCTGGCCCCGTACTGGCCGCGGGTCAGGGCGCTGCTGGAGGGCGAGATCCTGTATCGGGCCAGGCTGCTGGCCGAGGGCGGCGCGCAGCGCATGCTGGCCGATCTGGACGAGGCCGTCACCTGGCACGACGGGACGCTGAGCATCCGGCACCGCCACGTCTCGGGGGTGCGCGCGCTGCGGGGCCGCGGGTTGCTGCTGGTGCCGAGCGTGTTCGTCTGGCCGAGGGTGTTCTCGGTGACGGTGCCGCCGTACCAGCCGACCGTGCGGTACGCGCCGCGCGGCGTGGCGACGCTCTGGGAGCGCCGCGAGCCGGAGCCGCCGCAGGCGCTGGCCGCCGTGCTGGGCAGGACCCGCGCGCGGCTGCTGGCCGAGCTCGACCAGCCGGCCTCCACCCGCGAGCTGGCCCGGCGCGCCGGCCTGTCGGAGCCGGGCGCGAACCAGCACCTCACCGCGCTGCGCAGGGCCGGCCTGTGCACGTCACACCGTACGGGGCGATACGTCCTGTACGCCCGCACCGAGATAGCCGAGGCCCTCGTGGAACGGGCATCCGGGGACTACTTGGACGAGACGCCCACCCCCAGGTCGAACTCCCGGTAG
- a CDS encoding MFS transporter produces the protein MSTTVTEEPPLLRLPGFRNLFLAGAVSQLGSQISYVALPLLAVTALGAGAGEVGLLAALGTLTVLLLGLPAGAWVDRVRRRPVMIATDLLRAAVLLSVPLAWWGGWLSMGHLYVVAVLTGAATLLFDVASYSLVPALVGRERLTAANTLLVGTGAGMDVAGRSAAGVLAQVAGAPVAILLDALSYLWSAAWLRGVPDPRPAREPAAEPMGGQIAEGVRFLFGNPILVTALLQGTMANLAFPLCSVLLPVILVQGLGLPEWVLGAYLAAGGLGVLAGSSSAHAIGRRLGTGRAAWLASLVTTPAAFVVPLLSLGGAWVWASAAAWFVLTFRTGLNNVLLVSLRQRVTPDAMLGRMTATMRLLLTGALGAGGLLAAAVGELWGAGAALALGAAIMALSWLPYVRSPLRHEP, from the coding sequence ATGTCAACGACCGTGACGGAGGAGCCGCCGCTGCTGCGGCTCCCCGGCTTCCGCAACCTCTTCCTGGCCGGCGCGGTCAGCCAGCTCGGATCCCAGATCAGCTACGTCGCGCTGCCCCTGCTCGCCGTGACCGCACTCGGCGCGGGCGCGGGCGAGGTCGGGCTGCTCGCCGCGCTCGGAACGCTCACCGTGCTGCTGCTCGGGCTGCCCGCCGGGGCCTGGGTGGACCGGGTCAGGCGCCGTCCCGTGATGATCGCCACCGACCTGCTGCGGGCCGCGGTGCTGCTGTCGGTCCCGCTGGCGTGGTGGGGCGGGTGGTTGTCGATGGGCCACCTGTACGTCGTCGCGGTGCTCACCGGGGCCGCGACGCTGCTGTTCGACGTGGCCTCGTACAGCCTCGTGCCGGCGCTGGTGGGCCGCGAGCGGCTGACGGCCGCGAACACGCTGCTGGTGGGCACCGGGGCCGGGATGGACGTGGCGGGGCGGAGCGCGGCCGGGGTGCTGGCGCAGGTGGCGGGGGCGCCCGTGGCGATCCTGCTGGACGCGCTGAGCTACCTGTGGTCGGCGGCCTGGCTGCGCGGCGTCCCCGACCCCCGGCCGGCGCGCGAGCCCGCGGCCGAGCCGATGGGAGGGCAGATCGCCGAAGGGGTCCGGTTCCTCTTCGGCAACCCGATCCTCGTCACGGCCCTGCTCCAGGGCACCATGGCGAACCTGGCGTTCCCCCTCTGCTCCGTCCTGCTCCCTGTCATTCTCGTCCAGGGGCTCGGCCTGCCGGAGTGGGTGCTCGGCGCGTACCTGGCCGCGGGCGGGCTCGGCGTGCTGGCGGGGTCGTCGTCGGCGCACGCCATCGGCCGCCGGCTCGGCACCGGGCGCGCCGCGTGGCTCGCGAGCCTCGTCACCACGCCCGCGGCGTTCGTCGTGCCGCTGCTGAGCCTGGGCGGGGCTTGGGTGTGGGCGAGCGCGGCGGCCTGGTTCGTGCTGACGTTCCGTACAGGGCTGAACAACGTGCTGCTGGTCAGCCTGCGGCAGCGGGTCACGCCGGACGCCATGCTGGGCAGGATGACGGCGACGATGCGGCTGCTCCTGACTGGCGCGCTCGGGGCGGGCGGGCTGCTCGCCGCCGCCGTCGGCGAGCTGTGGGGAGCGGGCGCCGCCCTGGCGCTGGGCGCCGCGATCATGGCGCTGAGCTGGCTGCCCTACGTACGTTCCCCGCTGCGCCACGAGCCGTGA
- a CDS encoding DNA-3-methyladenine glycosylase 2 family protein: MSPRELDFDSCYRAVSARDSRFDGRFYTAVTTTRIYCRPICPARTPSARNVRFYRHAASAEAAGFRPCKRCRPELSPGDPGWDLRGDLVGRALRLIDDGAADEQGVAGLAQRLHITERHLHRLFVAELGVGPLAVARTKRLLLAKQLLTETGLPVTEVAFAAGFGSVRQFNATMRETYGFTPSELRATAGPRAVQANGTVTGPASLRLRLHRREPYDVEGVFAFLASRAIPGLEVADGTSYARAVPGGTITLTPQRGHIALDVAVDDTRQLARVVARCRRLLDLDADPEAISEMLGKTSLGPLVSARPGLRVPGAFDGFELAVRAVVGQQISVAGARTLLGRIVARAAAPGGLFPTPARLLDTDLTGLGLTGRRIDTLKDLAARLAEGHLDLDGGQDPAEAVAELLAVRGIGPWTASYIALRALRDPDAWPVGDLVLNKRMAALGIPQDHIERWRPWRAYAALHLWSSS; this comes from the coding sequence ATGTCACCACGCGAGCTCGATTTCGACTCCTGTTACCGGGCCGTCTCCGCCAGGGACTCCCGGTTCGACGGGCGGTTCTACACGGCGGTGACGACGACGCGCATCTACTGCCGGCCGATCTGCCCGGCCCGCACTCCCTCGGCCCGCAACGTGCGCTTCTACCGGCACGCGGCCTCGGCGGAGGCCGCCGGGTTCCGTCCCTGCAAGCGCTGCCGGCCCGAGCTGTCGCCCGGCGACCCCGGCTGGGACCTGCGGGGCGACCTCGTCGGGCGGGCGCTGCGGCTGATCGACGACGGGGCGGCCGACGAGCAGGGCGTCGCCGGGCTCGCCCAGCGGCTGCACATCACCGAGCGGCACCTGCACCGGCTGTTCGTGGCCGAGCTGGGGGTCGGGCCGCTGGCGGTGGCCCGCACGAAGCGGCTGCTGCTGGCCAAGCAGCTGCTGACCGAGACGGGGCTGCCGGTGACGGAGGTGGCGTTCGCGGCGGGGTTCGGCAGCGTGCGGCAGTTCAACGCGACGATGCGGGAGACGTACGGGTTCACGCCGAGCGAGCTGCGCGCCACGGCCGGGCCGCGGGCGGTCCAGGCCAACGGCACGGTCACCGGACCGGCGAGCCTGCGGCTGCGGTTGCACCGGCGGGAGCCGTACGACGTGGAGGGGGTCTTCGCCTTCCTCGCCTCCCGGGCCATCCCCGGGCTGGAGGTGGCGGACGGCACCTCGTACGCCAGGGCCGTGCCGGGCGGGACGATCACGCTCACCCCGCAGCGCGGCCACATCGCGCTGGACGTGGCCGTGGACGACACCCGCCAGCTCGCCCGCGTGGTGGCCCGCTGCCGCCGCCTCCTCGACCTGGACGCCGACCCCGAGGCCATCTCGGAGATGCTCGGCAAGACCTCGCTCGGCCCGCTCGTCTCGGCGCGGCCCGGGCTGCGGGTGCCGGGGGCGTTCGACGGGTTCGAGCTGGCCGTGCGCGCGGTCGTCGGCCAGCAGATCTCGGTGGCCGGCGCCCGTACGCTGCTCGGCCGCATCGTCGCCAGGGCCGCCGCCCCCGGTGGCCTCTTCCCCACCCCCGCCCGCCTCCTCGACACCGACCTGACCGGCCTCGGCCTGACCGGACGCCGGATCGACACGCTCAAGGACCTCGCCGCCCGCCTCGCGGAGGGCCACCTCGACCTGGACGGCGGCCAGGACCCGGCGGAGGCGGTGGCCGAACTGCTGGCGGTCCGCGGCATCGGCCCGTGGACGGCCAGCTACATCGCCCTGCGCGCGCTGCGCGATCCGGACGCGTGGCCCGTGGGCGACCTCGTCCTGAACAAGCGCATGGCCGCCCTGGGCATCCCCCAGGACCACATCGAACGGTGGCGCCCCTGGCGGGCGTACGCCGCCCTGCACCTCTGGAGCTCATCATGA
- a CDS encoding methylated-DNA--[protein]-cysteine S-methyltransferase produces the protein MIAAQLVPTPVGPLALLAREGVLVAAGFTADPTEMFARLTPALQAEGLEVVPDLGLAAEATRAYFDGDLHALDAVPVSQPGSPTRKRLHAALREVKAGTTVSYAELAERAGMPKTAARAAGSACAQNLIAPFVPCHRVLPSGGGYGGYYYGVPVKEWLIAHENGGIANPR, from the coding sequence ATGATCGCTGCCCAGCTCGTCCCGACGCCGGTGGGCCCGCTGGCCCTGCTCGCCCGCGAGGGCGTCCTGGTCGCGGCCGGCTTCACCGCCGACCCGACGGAGATGTTCGCCCGGCTCACGCCCGCGCTGCAGGCCGAGGGGCTGGAGGTCGTCCCCGACCTCGGCCTGGCCGCCGAGGCGACCCGCGCCTACTTCGACGGCGACCTGCACGCGCTGGACGCCGTCCCGGTCTCCCAGCCCGGCTCACCTACGCGAAAGCGGCTGCATGCGGCGTTGCGGGAGGTGAAGGCCGGGACGACCGTTTCCTACGCGGAGCTGGCGGAGCGGGCGGGGATGCCGAAGACGGCGGCTCGGGCGGCGGGGTCCGCCTGCGCGCAGAACCTGATCGCGCCGTTCGTGCCTTGCCATCGGGTGTTGCCCAGTGGTGGGGGATATGGGGGGTATTACTACGGCGTACCGGTGAAGGAGTGGCTGATTGCCCACGAAAATGGAGGAATAGCTAACCCCAGGTAA
- a CDS encoding MFS transporter, giving the protein MPLALFALAISAFGIGTTEFIINGLLPELAADFGVTIPAAGLLVSGYALGVAVGGPPLTMLGGRLSRKTMLLALMVLFIAGNLLSALAPSYGVLMVGRFLAAFAHGAYFGVGSVVAADLVAPQKRASAIALMFTGLTLANVLGVPLGTWIGQAFGWRATFWVVVAIGVAGLAGVLALVPHRPRPSGGGLLSELATFRKAGVWLALAMTVFGFAPVFAVITFIAPIMTGVGGFSPGTVPVVMALFGVGLVAGNLIGGKLADRAVMPSIYGSVGLLTLLAVVVALVSSSQIAFIVAITLFGVAAFATVPPLQTRVLDTAAGAPTLASAANIGAFNLGNAIGSFVAGLTIDAGLGYTAPAWTAALLGLVGLGVAGAAGVQARRLVPA; this is encoded by the coding sequence ATGCCTCTCGCCCTGTTCGCCCTCGCGATCAGCGCCTTCGGCATCGGAACCACGGAGTTCATCATCAACGGGCTGCTGCCCGAGCTGGCCGCGGACTTCGGCGTGACGATCCCGGCCGCGGGCCTGCTCGTCTCCGGGTACGCCCTCGGCGTGGCCGTCGGCGGGCCGCCGCTGACCATGCTCGGCGGTCGGCTGTCGCGCAAGACCATGCTGCTGGCCCTGATGGTGCTGTTCATCGCGGGCAACCTGCTGTCGGCGCTGGCCCCCTCGTACGGCGTGCTCATGGTGGGCCGCTTCCTGGCCGCCTTCGCCCACGGCGCCTACTTCGGGGTCGGCTCCGTCGTCGCCGCCGACCTGGTGGCGCCGCAGAAGCGGGCCAGCGCCATCGCCCTGATGTTCACCGGCCTGACGCTGGCCAACGTGCTCGGCGTGCCGCTGGGGACGTGGATCGGGCAGGCGTTCGGCTGGCGGGCCACGTTCTGGGTCGTGGTCGCCATCGGCGTGGCCGGCCTCGCCGGCGTCCTGGCCCTCGTCCCGCACCGGCCCCGGCCCTCCGGGGGCGGCCTGCTCAGCGAGCTCGCCACGTTCCGCAAGGCCGGCGTGTGGCTGGCCCTGGCCATGACCGTCTTCGGCTTCGCGCCCGTCTTCGCCGTCATCACGTTCATCGCGCCGATCATGACCGGCGTCGGCGGCTTCTCGCCGGGGACGGTGCCGGTGGTGATGGCCCTGTTCGGCGTCGGCCTCGTGGCCGGCAACCTGATCGGCGGCAAGCTCGCCGACCGGGCCGTCATGCCGTCCATCTACGGCTCGGTGGGCCTGCTCACGCTGCTGGCCGTCGTGGTGGCGCTCGTCTCGTCCAGCCAGATCGCCTTCATCGTCGCCATCACCCTCTTCGGCGTGGCCGCCTTCGCCACCGTCCCGCCCCTCCAGACCCGCGTCCTGGACACCGCCGCGGGCGCCCCCACGCTGGCCTCGGCCGCCAACATCGGCGCCTTCAACCTCGGCAACGCCATCGGCTCCTTCGTCGCGGGCCTGACCATCGACGCAGGCCTCGGCTACACGGCTCCCGCCTGGACGGCCGCCCTGCTGGGGTTGGTGGGGCTCGGCGTGGCCGGGGCCGCGGGGGTGCAGGCCCGGCGGCTGGTGCCTGCATAG
- a CDS encoding MarR family winged helix-turn-helix transcriptional regulator, with amino-acid sequence MPIADDAVEARAQGWRTLAALHAKIEDRLEKCLQKEHGLSVSEYTVLDVLARQDGWHMRMQQLSRAVVLSQSATTRLVTRLENRGLLHRYLCEDDRRGIYSEVTPAGRELLEQAQPTHDTVLKEVLAEAAQEPELAPLAAVLS; translated from the coding sequence ATGCCCATCGCCGATGACGCCGTCGAGGCGCGCGCCCAGGGCTGGCGCACCCTCGCGGCGCTGCACGCCAAGATCGAGGACCGGCTGGAGAAGTGCCTGCAGAAGGAGCACGGGCTGAGCGTGAGCGAGTACACCGTGCTCGACGTGCTGGCCAGGCAGGACGGCTGGCACATGCGCATGCAGCAGCTCTCCAGGGCCGTGGTGCTCAGCCAGAGCGCGACCACGCGGCTGGTGACCCGCCTGGAGAACCGCGGGCTGCTGCACCGCTACCTGTGCGAGGACGACCGCCGGGGCATCTACTCCGAGGTCACGCCCGCCGGGCGCGAGCTGCTGGAGCAGGCGCAGCCGACGCACGACACCGTGCTGAAGGAGGTGCTGGCCGAGGCGGCGCAGGAGCCCGAGCTGGCCCCGCTGGCCGCCGTTCTGTCCTGA